A single Nostoc sp. PCC 7107 DNA region contains:
- a CDS encoding type II toxin-antitoxin system RelE/ParE family toxin — protein MPETRVVFYQEEEGEVPVLDWLTRLLQEDRKGYANCVARIKQLGASGYELRRPAVDYLRDGIYELRAKHIHVQYRILYFFHGQNVAILAHAIIKEDTSVPPIDIERAIARKLVFEKNPEVHTYVKEQRDGQD, from the coding sequence GTGCCTGAAACCCGTGTTGTTTTCTACCAAGAAGAGGAAGGGGAAGTTCCTGTGCTGGATTGGTTGACAAGACTTTTGCAGGAAGACCGCAAAGGTTATGCAAACTGTGTTGCTCGAATCAAACAACTTGGAGCATCAGGATACGAACTTCGTCGTCCAGCTGTTGATTACTTGCGCGATGGTATATATGAGCTTCGGGCAAAGCATATTCATGTTCAGTACCGCATTCTTTACTTTTTTCATGGTCAAAATGTGGCAATTCTGGCACATGCAATCATAAAAGAAGACACATCTGTACCGCCAATTGATATCGAACGAGCGATCGCACGCAAGCTTGTATTTGAAAAAAACCCAGAAGTTCACACCTACGTAAAAGAACAAAGAGATGGACAAGACTAG
- a CDS encoding helix-turn-helix transcriptional regulator: MDKTSDAIKIIDKITNSDFELQALVEEASLNAEVAQLIYEARTNAGLTQKQLAELVGTKQPVIARLEDADYEGHSLSMLQKIAHVLKQRVVIQLAPIEHEQSA; the protein is encoded by the coding sequence ATGGACAAGACTAGCGATGCAATCAAAATTATTGACAAAATAACCAACAGTGATTTTGAACTTCAAGCATTAGTAGAGGAAGCCTCACTTAATGCAGAAGTTGCACAGCTGATTTATGAAGCCAGAACAAATGCAGGATTAACACAGAAGCAACTAGCGGAACTTGTTGGTACCAAACAGCCTGTAATTGCCAGATTGGAAGATGCTGATTACGAAGGACATTCTCTTTCAATGCTGCAAAAAATTGCTCATGTCCTTAAGCAACGGGTAGTGATTCAGCTTGCGCCAATAGAACATGAGCAAAGTGCTTGA
- a CDS encoding aspartate carbamoyltransferase catalytic subunit: MPTTTWNRHHVISLADFTTAEYNTVLQTAASFQEVLSRRTKKVPTLQGQVVANLFFEPSTRTRSSFELAAKRLSADTLNFAASTSSMTKGETILDTAKTYLAMGTDIMVIRHKEAGVPNAIAQEMDRLGVRVSVLNAGDGQHEHPSQALLDLFTICTLIDRDRPNIEMLAGKKIAIVGDILHSRVARSNIWSLIASGAQVHLAAPPTLLPKLFAEYTYSEKTDTLNGQLFVHWQLEPALQDADFVMTLRLQKERMTAHLLPSLREYHQLFGINRQKLQLCKPNVKVLHPGPVNRGVEISSDLMDDPEFSLIQSQVTSGVAVRMALLYLIGSGKT, translated from the coding sequence ATGCCTACTACCACCTGGAATCGTCATCACGTAATTTCCCTAGCTGATTTTACTACTGCTGAATACAATACTGTTTTACAAACTGCTGCCAGCTTTCAAGAAGTGCTATCACGACGAACAAAGAAAGTACCAACCTTGCAAGGACAGGTGGTAGCGAATTTATTTTTTGAACCTTCTACCCGCACTCGCAGTAGTTTTGAACTGGCGGCGAAACGTTTAAGTGCAGATACCTTAAATTTTGCAGCTTCGACATCTTCAATGACCAAGGGCGAGACAATTCTCGATACAGCCAAGACTTATTTAGCGATGGGTACTGATATTATGGTCATCCGCCATAAAGAAGCAGGTGTACCAAATGCGATCGCCCAAGAAATGGATCGTTTGGGTGTGCGAGTTAGTGTGTTGAATGCTGGTGATGGACAACATGAACATCCTTCTCAAGCATTGCTTGATTTATTTACCATTTGTACTTTAATTGACCGCGATCGCCCCAATATCGAAATGTTGGCAGGGAAAAAAATTGCGATCGTAGGGGATATTTTACATTCTCGTGTAGCGCGATCGAATATTTGGAGTTTAATTGCCAGTGGCGCACAAGTGCATCTTGCTGCACCACCGACGCTTTTACCCAAATTATTTGCTGAGTATACATATAGTGAGAAAACAGACACACTGAATGGGCAATTATTTGTACACTGGCAATTAGAACCAGCCTTGCAAGATGCTGATTTTGTTATGACTCTGCGCTTGCAAAAAGAACGGATGACAGCCCATTTACTCCCCAGTTTGCGAGAATATCATCAGTTATTTGGCATTAACCGACAAAAATTGCAACTGTGTAAACCCAATGTGAAAGTCTTACACCCTGGCCCTGTAAATCGCGGGGTAGAAATTAGCTCTGATTTAATGGATGACCCAGAATTTAGCTTGATTCAGTCACAAGTTACCAGTGGTGTAGCTGTAAGGATGGCGTTGTTGTATTTGATTGGTAGTGGGAAGACTTAA